The Prevotella sp. oral taxon 299 str. F0039 genome has a segment encoding these proteins:
- a CDS encoding SPOR domain-containing protein encodes MIELERHIEVLLLNNDCVIIPNFGGFMVHHVEARYDEKDHIFLPPYRTLGFNPQLKMNDSLLAQSYIEAYDISYPEAIKRIESEVDELNQILDNEGEYELNDIGNLHRNEIGSFDFIPCDAGILTPYLYGLSSFELESLNSIKAKQNQEIPEDRKETSNIPSGIQASEKNNIFANQSSLSYNTEEEQQDQEKSIRISISMLRNIAAVAILFVVLMLIPTPLSNKKDNLIQSELNTSLLYKIIPHDVITEKSGITPLKRIAQKPQAESTKEVKVKEVIEEVNAPQKQETFYTIVLASRITKKNAEAYTESLKNKGLENAEILAKGAHIKVICGRYESEKEAYKAMNKLNNNPDFADCWVTKIQE; translated from the coding sequence GTGATTGAATTAGAAAGACATATTGAGGTACTTTTGCTGAATAATGACTGTGTTATTATTCCTAATTTTGGTGGATTTATGGTTCATCATGTAGAGGCTAGATATGATGAAAAAGACCATATATTCTTACCTCCATATAGAACTTTAGGATTCAACCCACAGCTAAAAATGAACGATTCATTATTAGCACAATCGTACATTGAGGCTTATGACATTAGCTATCCAGAGGCAATTAAACGCATCGAGAGTGAAGTTGATGAACTAAACCAAATACTCGACAACGAAGGTGAATATGAGTTAAACGATATTGGCAACCTGCATCGAAACGAAATAGGTTCTTTTGACTTCATTCCTTGTGATGCAGGAATACTCACTCCCTATCTTTATGGCTTGAGTTCGTTTGAGCTTGAATCTCTAAATTCAATCAAAGCAAAACAAAATCAGGAAATACCTGAAGATAGAAAAGAAACAAGTAATATTCCTTCTGGTATACAAGCATCAGAAAAAAACAATATATTTGCAAATCAATCGTCGCTTTCTTATAATACAGAAGAAGAACAACAAGACCAAGAAAAGAGTATTCGCATATCAATAAGCATGCTCCGAAATATTGCTGCAGTAGCAATATTATTCGTTGTTCTAATGCTCATCCCCACTCCATTGTCTAACAAAAAGGACAATTTAATTCAAAGTGAACTCAATACAAGTCTTCTTTATAAAATCATTCCTCATGATGTTATAACTGAGAAATCAGGTATAACTCCTCTTAAGAGAATTGCCCAAAAGCCACAAGCTGAAAGCACTAAGGAAGTTAAAGTTAAGGAAGTTATAGAGGAAGTGAATGCTCCTCAAAAACAAGAAACATTTTATACTATTGTTTTAGCTAGTAGAATTACTAAGAAAAACGCTGAAGCTTATACAGAAAGTCTTAAAAACAAAGGACTTGAAAATGCTGAGATACTAGCTAAAGGGGCTCATATTAAGGTTATTTGTGGCAGATATGAATCTGAAAAAGAGGCATACAAAGCAATGAATAAATTGAATAACAACCCTGATTTTGCAGATTGTTGGGTAACAAAAATTCAAGAATAG
- a CDS encoding porin, whose product MIRNIILATALLASTLSMNAQTEIPKWITNVKISGYGILDYNVNTQKGNRSNSFNLRLGRIALDGKFLNDFAWRIQMQVNGNTSSLGTSPRLVDLFAEWQKYDFAKIKFGQFKRPFTFDNPLHPIDQGFMSVAQSVSSLSGFSDRTGEHASNGRDIGVQLQGDFLKTAEGRNLLHYQIGVFNGEGINTKDVDQQKDIIGGLWVMPVDGLRIGAFGWTGSTTRKANYTEEVTVGTITTTQRVSKTVTLQKRRYALSAEYKKNDWTLRSEYIHSTGKAFASKNPDGKSKQSVSISSLGDQAEGCYALVIAPIIKKKLYAKARFDAYTPTGSWAQSKSLYEIGIDYDIDKHFRIASEYAIVKDKTLVNSNYNIMDIQVSFRF is encoded by the coding sequence ATGATAAGAAATATAATTCTTGCAACAGCACTACTAGCTTCTACCCTCTCAATGAATGCACAAACTGAAATACCAAAGTGGATTACTAATGTAAAAATTAGTGGTTATGGCATTCTAGATTACAACGTAAATACTCAGAAAGGCAATCGTTCTAACTCATTTAATCTTCGTCTTGGACGTATTGCTCTTGACGGAAAATTCCTCAACGACTTTGCTTGGAGAATTCAAATGCAAGTAAATGGCAACACATCCTCATTGGGAACATCTCCTCGTTTGGTTGATTTATTTGCAGAATGGCAAAAGTATGACTTCGCAAAAATTAAATTTGGACAGTTCAAAAGGCCTTTTACTTTTGACAATCCCTTACATCCTATCGACCAAGGATTTATGAGTGTAGCACAAAGTGTAAGCAGTCTTTCAGGCTTTAGCGATAGAACTGGCGAGCATGCATCAAATGGTCGTGATATAGGCGTACAACTTCAAGGAGACTTTCTCAAAACTGCCGAAGGACGAAATCTGCTCCATTATCAAATAGGCGTATTCAATGGAGAAGGTATTAACACGAAAGATGTTGACCAACAAAAAGACATTATTGGCGGATTATGGGTGATGCCTGTTGATGGTTTGCGCATTGGTGCATTTGGTTGGACAGGCTCTACCACACGAAAAGCAAACTATACAGAAGAGGTTACTGTAGGAACTATAACCACAACACAACGCGTTAGCAAAACTGTTACATTACAAAAGCGCAGATATGCATTATCGGCAGAATATAAAAAGAACGACTGGACACTAAGAAGTGAATACATTCATTCTACAGGAAAAGCTTTTGCATCTAAGAATCCCGATGGGAAGAGCAAGCAATCTGTTAGTATTTCTAGTTTAGGAGACCAAGCAGAAGGCTGTTATGCTCTTGTTATTGCACCAATTATAAAGAAAAAGTTATATGCAAAAGCACGTTTCGACGCCTACACTCCTACTGGTTCTTGGGCACAATCAAAAAGTCTTTACGAGATAGGTATCGACTATGACATCGACAAACACTTTAGAATTGCAAGCGAATACGCCATCGTTAAAGATAAGACATTAGTTAACTCAAACTATAATATCATGGACATTCAGGTATCATTTAGATTCTAA
- a CDS encoding threonine/serine exporter ThrE family protein codes for MQNEDIHKDLKEKAIFLAEYAATLDAVGAQTSRTSYNTKRIAKSFGYWCNMIMLPNSVSITLHNENREHSYTYVKRTPELGLNFNVNMKLSHLSWLASDNNFSLDELWTRFKNIISEPRESRWTVLFLVSFANAAFCRLFDGNYTSIAIVWIATFIGFFIRQELLKRHWHILMVFTICSFVSTMIGSTDYLFFHGGTEDMSLGTSMLYLVPGVPIINGVMDMIDHHVLNGIARLTKAFMLVVCIAVGLTFTVILLDVNPFTVTKVTYPNVLLAAIKDGLFAIIAGLGFAIISNPPRKALFITALLACVGHGIRYFLMHHESLMLDQVTASSIAGLSIGLLAIPAAMKIHYPAEGFAFPALLPMVPGMFAYKAIRDLIGIVRSPDTTNDYVNLFFHNATLTILVMMGMVACCVIPIFIFHKQSYSVTRDE; via the coding sequence ATGCAAAACGAAGACATTCACAAAGACCTAAAAGAAAAGGCGATTTTCTTAGCAGAATATGCTGCAACTTTAGATGCAGTAGGTGCACAAACATCTCGTACATCTTATAACACTAAACGTATTGCAAAGTCATTTGGCTATTGGTGCAATATGATTATGCTCCCTAACTCTGTTAGTATCACCCTACATAACGAAAATAGAGAACATTCATATACCTACGTTAAGAGAACCCCTGAACTTGGTCTTAACTTTAATGTCAACATGAAATTGTCTCATCTTTCATGGCTTGCATCTGACAATAACTTTTCTTTAGATGAACTTTGGACTCGCTTTAAGAATATTATTTCAGAGCCAAGAGAAAGCAGATGGACTGTTTTATTCCTAGTTTCGTTTGCAAATGCTGCCTTTTGTAGACTTTTTGACGGAAACTATACCTCAATTGCAATCGTGTGGATTGCTACCTTTATAGGCTTTTTCATTCGTCAAGAACTTTTGAAAAGACATTGGCACATACTTATGGTTTTCACCATTTGCTCCTTTGTCTCAACCATGATAGGCTCTACCGACTACCTTTTCTTTCACGGAGGAACTGAAGATATGTCGCTAGGAACATCAATGTTATATCTTGTTCCAGGTGTTCCCATCATCAATGGAGTTATGGATATGATTGATCATCACGTACTTAATGGCATTGCAAGACTTACAAAAGCCTTTATGTTGGTGGTTTGTATTGCAGTAGGATTAACCTTTACTGTTATTCTTTTAGATGTAAATCCATTTACGGTAACAAAAGTTACTTACCCCAATGTATTGCTTGCAGCTATTAAAGATGGGCTTTTTGCTATCATTGCAGGTTTAGGTTTCGCCATCATCTCTAATCCTCCACGCAAAGCTTTGTTTATAACAGCCTTACTTGCATGCGTTGGTCATGGTATTAGATACTTCTTAATGCACCACGAATCATTAATGCTCGACCAAGTAACAGCATCTAGTATTGCAGGTTTATCAATCGGTCTTCTTGCGATTCCTGCTGCTATGAAGATTCATTATCCTGCCGAAGGATTCGCATTTCCAGCTCTGCTACCAATGGTTCCAGGAATGTTTGCCTACAAAGCCATTAGAGATTTAATAGGAATTGTGCGTAGCCCAGATACAACAAATGACTATGTCAATTTGTTCTTCCACAATGCAACTCTCACAATTCTTGTAATGATGGGTATGGTTGCTTGCTGTGTTATTCCTATTTTCATATTTCACAAACAATCATACTCAGTAACACGAGACGAATAA